A single genomic interval of Streptomyces sp. NBC_00663 harbors:
- a CDS encoding FG-GAP-like repeat-containing protein, with product MRHLRTTLATAVAAGLTGGLLTLTAATTAAAAPSGLAGDFNGDGYRDVAIAAPIAKVSGKTGAGYVAVVYGTKSGLDTSKRQIISQATDGIPGTPEASDYFGDRLTSGDFDGDGYTDLVVGVHGERIGSTDSYGALTVLWGGATGIKSGTDIASPLPEYRNELGWVLAAGDFDGDGHTDLAAGNNSTPALNIFKGPISRAGKASSLVGVDTVDQTTIYPDGLIAGEVNGDGRTDLLVMGQEETSTGDYRTRSVLYTGDATTTVKAGKKLAGGYAGVIADVDKDGYGDIVTGNFMEKSSTEPNGGLGGAVTVTYGAATGVSSRTPVKFTQDSAGVPGTAEKNDFFGWSLSAGDVNGDGYADIAVGAEQETIGSAKNAGTVTILRGSSAGLTGTGAKSFSQNTTNVPGTAESYDHFGYAVQLTDIDNNGRTELVASASGENTSDGAVWFLKSTTSGITATGSKSFSGTTLGGPSGDAYFGDVLEG from the coding sequence ATGCGTCACCTCAGAACCACCCTCGCGACCGCCGTCGCGGCCGGCCTCACCGGTGGTCTGCTCACCCTCACGGCCGCCACCACCGCCGCCGCGGCCCCTTCCGGCCTCGCCGGCGACTTCAACGGCGACGGCTACCGCGACGTGGCCATCGCCGCGCCCATCGCCAAGGTGAGCGGCAAGACCGGCGCGGGCTACGTCGCCGTCGTCTACGGCACCAAGAGCGGCCTCGACACCAGCAAGCGCCAGATCATCAGCCAGGCCACGGACGGCATCCCGGGCACCCCGGAGGCGTCCGACTACTTCGGCGACCGCCTCACCTCGGGCGACTTCGACGGCGACGGCTACACCGACCTCGTCGTCGGCGTGCACGGCGAGCGCATCGGCTCCACCGACTCCTACGGCGCGCTGACCGTGCTGTGGGGCGGCGCGACCGGCATCAAGTCCGGCACCGACATCGCCTCGCCGCTGCCGGAGTACCGCAACGAGCTGGGCTGGGTCCTGGCCGCCGGTGACTTCGACGGCGACGGCCACACCGACCTGGCCGCCGGCAACAACTCCACACCGGCCCTGAACATCTTCAAGGGCCCCATCTCCCGTGCGGGCAAGGCGAGTTCCCTCGTCGGCGTCGACACCGTCGACCAGACGACGATCTACCCCGACGGCCTGATCGCGGGCGAGGTCAACGGCGACGGCAGGACGGACCTGCTGGTCATGGGCCAGGAGGAGACCAGCACCGGCGACTACCGCACCCGCAGCGTCCTCTACACCGGCGACGCCACCACCACCGTCAAGGCCGGCAAGAAGCTCGCGGGCGGCTACGCGGGCGTCATCGCCGACGTCGACAAGGACGGCTACGGCGACATCGTCACCGGCAACTTCATGGAGAAGTCCTCGACCGAGCCGAACGGCGGCCTGGGCGGCGCGGTGACGGTGACGTACGGCGCGGCCACGGGCGTCTCGTCCCGCACCCCGGTGAAGTTCACCCAGGACTCGGCGGGCGTTCCGGGCACGGCCGAGAAGAACGACTTCTTCGGCTGGAGCCTGTCCGCCGGTGACGTCAACGGCGACGGTTACGCCGACATCGCGGTCGGCGCCGAGCAGGAGACCATCGGCTCGGCGAAGAACGCGGGCACGGTCACGATCCTGCGCGGCTCGTCCGCGGGCCTGACCGGCACCGGCGCCAAGTCCTTCTCCCAGAACACCACGAACGTCCCCGGCACGGCCGAGTCCTACGACCACTTCGGCTACGCGGTCCAGCTCACGGACATCGACAACAACGGCCGCACCGAACTGGTCGCCTCCGCCTCCGGCGAGAACACGAGCGACGGCGCGGTCTGGTTCCTCAAGTCCACGACGTCCGGCATCACCGCCACGGGCTCGAAGTCCTTCAGCGGCACCACGCTGGGCGGCCCGTCGGGCGACGCCTACTTCGGCGACGTCCTGGAGGGCTGA
- a CDS encoding FG-GAP-like repeat-containing protein, which produces MRIRTATTIAALLTAGLSLASPASAAPAKYADDFNGDGYRDYASSWGEGNEGGGVLITFGTATGPGTKTQVVSQSSAGVPGTDEADDGFGTVRAAADFNADGYGDLAVGAPGEDIDGRRSQGAVTVLWGSASGLSGGTNVPAKARTSSAAMGSDLAVGDFNGDGKKDLTVVAAGKAYVYRGAINRSGVHGTVSTLDKSSSSFHATAVIAGSVNGDGKTDLVVIGDGVNTEEIWSEAWFVKGGTTLSSGRTLRLESQPGGGGTAYRGGDGVIADFDKDGYGDIAVGTSLYAGRKGRVTLWYGSSSGPGTSARITQNTSGVSGTAEANDLFGDSVSAGDVNGDGYKDLAVGAYGETIDGKEYAGVVHVLYGRASGLTGTGSQVFTRNSAGIPGALEADDCFGALVRLRDTDRDGHADLFVSAQVGALRLPGTSSGVTTTGITSVPADGLISGMLQ; this is translated from the coding sequence ATGCGCATCAGAACGGCGACGACCATCGCCGCCCTCCTCACAGCGGGCCTGTCCCTCGCGTCCCCCGCCTCGGCGGCACCGGCGAAGTACGCGGACGACTTCAACGGGGACGGGTACCGCGACTACGCGTCCTCCTGGGGTGAGGGCAACGAGGGCGGCGGCGTCCTCATCACCTTCGGCACCGCGACCGGCCCGGGCACCAAGACCCAGGTCGTCAGCCAGTCCAGCGCCGGCGTGCCCGGCACCGACGAGGCGGACGACGGCTTCGGCACCGTCCGCGCCGCCGCCGACTTCAACGCCGACGGCTACGGCGACCTCGCGGTCGGCGCACCCGGCGAGGACATCGACGGCCGCAGGAGCCAAGGCGCGGTCACCGTCCTGTGGGGCAGCGCGAGCGGCCTGTCGGGCGGCACGAACGTCCCGGCGAAGGCCAGGACCTCGTCGGCAGCCATGGGCTCGGACCTGGCCGTCGGCGACTTCAACGGCGACGGCAAGAAGGACCTGACGGTCGTCGCGGCCGGCAAGGCCTACGTCTACCGCGGCGCGATCAACCGCTCCGGTGTGCACGGCACGGTCTCCACCCTCGACAAGTCCTCGTCGTCCTTCCACGCGACCGCGGTGATCGCGGGCAGCGTGAACGGCGACGGCAAGACCGACCTCGTGGTGATCGGTGACGGCGTCAACACCGAGGAGATCTGGTCGGAGGCCTGGTTCGTCAAGGGCGGCACCACCCTCTCCTCCGGCAGGACCCTGCGCCTGGAGTCCCAGCCGGGCGGCGGAGGCACCGCGTACCGCGGCGGCGACGGCGTCATCGCCGACTTCGACAAGGACGGCTACGGCGACATCGCCGTCGGCACCTCCCTGTACGCCGGTCGCAAGGGCCGGGTCACCCTCTGGTACGGCTCCTCCTCCGGCCCCGGCACGTCCGCCCGCATCACCCAGAACACCAGCGGTGTCTCGGGCACGGCGGAGGCGAACGACCTCTTCGGCGACAGCGTCTCGGCCGGTGACGTGAACGGCGACGGCTACAAGGACCTCGCCGTCGGCGCGTACGGCGAGACGATCGACGGCAAGGAGTACGCGGGCGTCGTCCACGTCCTGTACGGCCGCGCGTCCGGTCTGACCGGCACGGGCTCCCAGGTGTTCACCCGCAACTCGGCGGGAATTCCGGGCGCGTTGGAGGCGGACGACTGCTTCGGCGCTCTGGTCCGCCTGCGCGACACCGACCGCGACGGCCACGCGGACCTGTTCGTGTCGGCCCAGGTGGGCGCGCTGCGGCTGCCGGGTACCTCGTCGGGAGTGACGACGACGGGCATCACATCGGTCCCCGCGGACGGGCTGATCAGCGGAATGCTTCAGTAA
- a CDS encoding Yip1 family protein has translation MSQLGRKAGPEPSGPARHSPGAGTFEGVAGFRIGRGRDNGAPHTRPQQPPYGQQAPQGPSYGGYPAPPQPYPGQQQGYGGGHQGGGYDEPEYFGDGGGYGHQGGQGGHGGQGGQGHDPYAANNPGHTQAFSVGEDPYNQGGTYRAGSTPPAGPVGPRLHWKPLLRGILTAPNQTFLQMRDYTMWAPALIVTFLYGLLAVFGFDGAREEAINATLSNAVPIVLTTAVAMVLSSFVLGVVTHTLARQLGGDGAWQPTVGLSMLIMSLTDAPRLVFAMFFGGDATFVQALGWATWVAAGALLTLMVSKSHDLPWPKALGASAIQLIALLSIVKLGTF, from the coding sequence ATGTCACAGCTCGGCCGCAAAGCCGGGCCCGAACCCTCGGGCCCGGCACGTCACTCTCCGGGAGCAGGTACGTTCGAAGGCGTGGCTGGATTCAGGATCGGACGCGGCCGGGACAACGGCGCTCCTCATACGCGACCGCAACAACCTCCGTACGGGCAGCAGGCCCCGCAGGGACCGTCGTACGGCGGCTACCCCGCGCCGCCGCAGCCGTACCCGGGGCAGCAGCAGGGGTACGGCGGCGGTCACCAGGGCGGTGGCTACGACGAGCCGGAGTACTTCGGCGACGGCGGCGGCTACGGCCACCAGGGCGGCCAGGGGGGTCATGGCGGCCAAGGTGGCCAGGGCCACGACCCGTACGCGGCGAACAACCCCGGTCACACCCAGGCCTTCTCCGTCGGGGAGGACCCGTACAACCAGGGCGGTACCTACCGCGCCGGCTCCACGCCCCCCGCGGGCCCCGTCGGCCCCCGCCTGCACTGGAAGCCGCTGCTGAGGGGCATCCTCACGGCCCCCAACCAGACCTTCCTCCAGATGCGCGACTACACGATGTGGGCCCCCGCCCTCATCGTGACCTTCCTCTACGGCCTCCTGGCCGTCTTCGGCTTCGACGGCGCCCGCGAGGAGGCGATCAACGCCACCCTCTCCAACGCGGTCCCGATCGTCCTGACGACGGCGGTCGCGATGGTCCTGTCGTCCTTCGTCCTGGGCGTGGTCACCCACACCCTGGCCCGCCAGCTCGGCGGCGACGGCGCCTGGCAGCCCACGGTCGGCCTCTCCATGCTGATCATGTCCCTGACGGACGCACCCCGCCTGGTCTTCGCCATGTTCTTCGGCGGCGACGCGACCTTCGTCCAGGCCCTCGGCTGGGCCACCTGGGTGGCGGCCGGCGCCCTCCTGACCCTGATGGTCTCCAAGTCCCACGACCTGCCGTGGCCGAAGGCGCTGGGCGCGTCCGCGATCCAGCTGATCGCCCTGCTGTCGATCGTGAAGCTGGGGACGTTCTAG
- a CDS encoding TIR domain-containing protein, translating into MGEYGESSSAGVRLRHGLGRAVAEDCGRYVAWSPDGRRLAVPSGPSHVRILDVESTESAENVVEVATFRNAGGGFVNRVSWSPDGSRVAGACGFDEVRVWRLDRPSRPLRLKQHGRWVGQVAWSHSADLFASGGQDANAVVWDIRSRGPLHILRTGGGYVNCLAWSPDDRRLATGSADGVVRVWNSDVWIDGAWKWEDWGQSDIVTCLAWSPDGEVLVAGTSGGQVTCLPIHESAVDKGPVHLEGHTDSISDVGFSADGTLLGTASADGTIRLWRTDDWTTVAVLTLPEDTVRLPITEVHLPGPGEDGSLLRPSDAVLRTSIGVQTDNPQREDDHWRSAPALAFHPYLPRIAVQSRQTGVALWDYDPDVLLGRAAPVESVRYMTAKVVLVGDSGVGKTGLGWRLAHDEFREHASTHGQQFWAVDAMRTRRADGTDCEAVLWDLAGQHIYRPVHAIFLDNVDVALVLFDPTNRQEPLKGVRFWLQQLSGGRQLPPAVLVGARVDRGDSACSRAELEQFCQQQGISGGYVSTSAATGDGVGGLMELVRGQIPWERMTTTVTTVTFKRIKEFVLTLKELPERGEVLVLPADLRRRLEATDPDWEFTDAEMMTAVGHLENHGYVCVLRTSSGARAILLAPELLVDLASSIFLQADKHPQELGAVSEAALLAGEHRFPEVDALSPDERQVLLDAAVVRFLEHNLCFRETLGAEILLIFPGLIKYKRPLFDTVETVDDMTYVVRGRVENVYPALVVLLGHTRRFVRVNHWQNQAQFEMGRGEICGLRLLQEREGEIELVLHYSEAVPSYGRRAFQGLLEGFLYERHGVTVSPFPPVACGNGHKQDRTVVIGSLREELRTMFCSRCGERIALPEIEGPVALGAEDNRIVGKERAVARVRSAYETRLVRVKSFRADRAAPRCYVSHLPEEADWVALLTRDLRKAGVLVVEDAEDVREDDVVLAVVTSEYGRTLARPEGPLAVDAGLLRARRVPAGSPWPRVVPLMRVGFAEEACPAVLRGLVPGDFRNDLAYVVNLFDLVLTLYAIPFNHPAFEGLRGGLRMALVDTTAERLLQLSAEESADVYLSYSWSEDSNALADELDRAFQERGLTMVRDRRDAGYKASIGAFMKRIGQGKCVILVISDAYLKSPNCLFELLQVAARGEFRDRVFPVVLPDARIHEPVDRLRYVRYWEQRTSELDEALKTVSSANLQGFRDDMDLYTEIRARLPRLADTLRDMNTLTVDLHRDSAYTEVFEAVTARLDA; encoded by the coding sequence ATGGGGGAGTACGGGGAATCGTCCAGCGCCGGTGTGCGGCTCCGCCACGGGCTGGGGCGGGCGGTGGCGGAGGACTGCGGCCGGTACGTCGCCTGGTCGCCGGACGGACGCCGGCTCGCCGTGCCGAGCGGGCCGAGCCATGTGCGCATCCTTGATGTCGAGAGTACTGAGAGTGCCGAGAACGTCGTGGAGGTCGCGACGTTCCGCAACGCCGGCGGCGGTTTCGTCAACCGGGTGTCCTGGTCGCCGGACGGGTCGCGGGTCGCCGGGGCCTGTGGGTTCGACGAGGTCCGCGTGTGGCGGCTCGACAGACCCAGCCGGCCCTTGCGTCTGAAGCAGCACGGGCGCTGGGTCGGCCAGGTCGCCTGGTCGCACTCCGCCGACTTGTTCGCCTCCGGTGGGCAGGACGCCAATGCCGTGGTCTGGGACATCCGCAGCCGGGGGCCGCTGCACATCCTCCGCACGGGCGGCGGGTATGTGAACTGCCTCGCCTGGTCGCCGGACGATCGTCGGCTGGCGACCGGTTCGGCGGACGGGGTCGTCAGGGTGTGGAACAGCGATGTCTGGATCGACGGGGCCTGGAAGTGGGAAGACTGGGGTCAGTCGGACATCGTGACCTGCCTCGCCTGGTCCCCTGACGGCGAGGTGCTCGTCGCGGGTACCAGTGGGGGCCAGGTCACCTGCCTGCCCATCCATGAGAGTGCTGTGGATAAGGGCCCCGTACATCTGGAAGGGCACACCGACAGCATCTCGGACGTGGGGTTCTCGGCCGACGGGACGCTCCTGGGGACGGCCTCGGCGGACGGCACGATACGGCTGTGGCGCACCGACGACTGGACGACGGTCGCGGTGCTGACGCTCCCCGAGGACACGGTGCGGCTGCCGATCACCGAAGTCCACCTTCCCGGTCCCGGCGAGGACGGTTCGCTCCTCCGCCCCAGCGACGCAGTCCTGCGCACCAGCATCGGCGTCCAGACAGACAACCCCCAGCGCGAGGACGACCACTGGCGTTCCGCACCCGCCCTCGCCTTCCACCCCTACCTCCCCCGTATCGCTGTCCAGTCCCGCCAGACGGGCGTGGCTCTCTGGGACTACGACCCCGATGTCCTCCTGGGCCGGGCCGCCCCCGTCGAATCCGTCCGCTACATGACGGCGAAGGTGGTCCTCGTCGGCGACTCCGGGGTCGGGAAGACCGGGCTCGGGTGGCGGCTGGCGCACGACGAGTTCCGGGAGCATGCCTCCACCCACGGGCAGCAGTTCTGGGCCGTGGACGCCATGCGGACACGGCGCGCGGACGGGACGGACTGCGAGGCCGTGCTGTGGGATCTCGCCGGACAGCACATCTACCGGCCCGTGCACGCGATCTTCCTCGACAACGTCGACGTCGCACTCGTCCTCTTCGACCCCACCAACCGGCAGGAGCCGCTGAAGGGCGTGCGGTTCTGGCTCCAGCAGCTGTCCGGAGGACGGCAGCTGCCTCCCGCCGTGCTGGTCGGGGCACGGGTGGACCGGGGTGACTCGGCCTGTTCCCGGGCGGAGTTGGAACAGTTCTGCCAGCAGCAGGGGATCAGCGGCGGGTACGTCAGTACCAGCGCGGCGACCGGCGACGGAGTCGGCGGGCTGATGGAACTGGTGCGGGGGCAGATCCCGTGGGAGCGGATGACCACCACGGTCACCACCGTCACCTTCAAGCGCATCAAGGAGTTCGTCCTGACGCTGAAGGAACTGCCGGAGCGCGGGGAGGTCCTGGTGCTGCCGGCCGATCTCCGGCGCCGGTTGGAGGCCACCGACCCCGACTGGGAGTTCACCGACGCCGAGATGATGACGGCTGTCGGCCACCTGGAGAACCACGGCTATGTGTGCGTGCTGCGGACGTCGTCCGGCGCGCGGGCGATCCTGCTCGCCCCCGAACTGCTGGTCGACCTGGCCTCCTCGATCTTTCTCCAGGCGGACAAGCACCCGCAGGAGCTCGGCGCCGTCAGCGAGGCCGCGCTGCTGGCGGGAGAGCACCGGTTCCCCGAGGTCGACGCGCTGTCGCCGGACGAGCGTCAGGTCCTTCTCGACGCCGCCGTGGTGCGCTTCCTGGAGCACAACCTCTGCTTCCGGGAGACGCTCGGCGCGGAGATCCTGCTGATCTTCCCCGGGCTGATCAAGTACAAGCGGCCGCTGTTCGACACCGTGGAGACGGTCGACGACATGACCTACGTCGTCCGGGGCCGGGTGGAGAACGTCTATCCCGCGCTCGTGGTCCTGCTCGGCCACACCCGGCGGTTCGTCCGGGTCAACCACTGGCAGAACCAGGCCCAGTTCGAGATGGGCCGCGGCGAGATCTGCGGGCTCCGGCTCCTCCAGGAGCGGGAGGGCGAGATCGAGCTCGTGCTGCACTACAGCGAGGCGGTGCCGTCGTACGGGAGACGGGCCTTCCAGGGGCTCCTCGAAGGCTTTCTGTACGAGCGCCACGGCGTGACGGTGTCCCCGTTCCCGCCGGTGGCCTGCGGCAACGGGCACAAGCAGGACCGTACGGTGGTGATCGGCTCCCTGCGCGAGGAGCTGCGGACGATGTTCTGCTCCCGGTGCGGGGAGCGCATCGCCCTGCCGGAGATCGAGGGGCCGGTCGCGCTCGGGGCCGAGGACAACCGGATCGTGGGCAAGGAGCGGGCGGTCGCACGTGTGCGCAGCGCGTACGAGACACGCCTGGTGCGGGTGAAGAGCTTCCGCGCGGATCGTGCGGCGCCCCGGTGCTACGTCAGCCATCTGCCCGAGGAGGCGGACTGGGTGGCGCTGCTCACCCGCGACCTGCGGAAGGCCGGTGTGCTGGTGGTGGAGGACGCCGAGGACGTACGGGAGGACGACGTCGTCCTCGCGGTCGTGACGTCGGAGTACGGCAGGACCCTCGCCCGGCCGGAGGGACCGCTGGCTGTCGATGCCGGGCTGCTACGTGCGCGGCGGGTTCCGGCCGGGTCCCCATGGCCCCGGGTCGTCCCGCTGATGCGGGTCGGCTTTGCGGAGGAGGCATGTCCGGCCGTGTTGCGGGGACTGGTCCCCGGCGACTTCCGGAACGACCTCGCGTATGTCGTGAACCTCTTCGACCTGGTGCTGACGCTCTACGCGATCCCGTTCAACCACCCGGCGTTCGAGGGGCTGCGCGGGGGTCTTCGCATGGCGCTCGTGGACACCACGGCCGAGAGACTGTTGCAGCTGTCGGCCGAGGAGAGCGCGGACGTCTACCTGTCGTACTCCTGGAGCGAGGACAGCAACGCCCTGGCCGACGAGCTGGACCGCGCCTTCCAGGAGCGTGGCCTCACCATGGTGCGGGACCGGCGGGACGCCGGTTACAAGGCGTCCATCGGTGCATTCATGAAGCGGATCGGCCAGGGCAAGTGTGTGATCCTCGTGATCAGTGACGCGTATCTGAAGTCACCGAACTGCCTGTTCGAGCTGTTGCAGGTCGCCGCGCGCGGTGAGTTCCGTGACCGGGTGTTCCCCGTGGTGCTTCCCGATGCCCGGATCCACGAGCCGGTGGACCGCCTTCGGTACGTCCGGTACTGGGAGCAGCGGACGAGCGAGCTGGACGAGGCGCTCAAGACCGTGTCGTCGGCCAACCTCCAGGGATTCCGGGACGACATGGACCTCTACACGGAGATCCGGGCCCGGCTTCCGAGGCTGGCCGACACTCTGCGGGACATGAACACCCTGACCGTCGACCTGCATCGCGACTCGGCGTACACCGAGGTCTTCGAGGCGGTGACGGCCCGCCTGGATGCCTAG
- a CDS encoding recombinase family protein, with translation MAAVAVMHHHPVKRNVRRPEFELMLSDLAAGLIDGVVAYDLDRLARQPRDLERLIELYEEPKRRLFATVTNDLNLGTADGRTMARVMVAFANKSSHDASRRIQRKHLELARLGKPSGGPAPYGWLKGGVKVDPEAAAHVREAQQQLLAGVRIGTIRTEWQKRGLGHPRAGTKRLAHHHLEHMLTNPRLCGYRTHRGELLLDDSNRPVIGEWETINTVEEWEAVCVVVAERKQKDPGRMLARKYLLSGIARCALCHTKIRGQANRLWKPGSKAAKFTYQCSVVNGGCGKVGRVGEPVDEFIISLVLAEQRERAAASTVAPAEQWPRAAELASVEADLAELTQAAKAQKITVSTLLLLLPDLERRRDELKLERGRFNKARQQAESLSADIGEDFHSLPIERQQALILHSLSAVLIHPAGKGRRKFDPSLIEPVWR, from the coding sequence GTGGCCGCCGTCGCTGTCATGCACCACCACCCGGTGAAGAGGAACGTCCGGCGGCCCGAGTTCGAGTTGATGTTGAGCGACCTGGCGGCCGGGCTGATCGATGGAGTCGTTGCGTACGACCTCGATCGGCTGGCCCGTCAGCCGAGGGACCTTGAGCGGCTGATCGAGTTGTATGAGGAACCCAAGCGGCGTCTGTTCGCCACTGTCACCAACGACCTGAACCTCGGGACTGCGGACGGTCGCACCATGGCCCGCGTCATGGTGGCCTTCGCCAACAAGTCGTCCCACGATGCGTCGCGAAGGATTCAGCGCAAGCACCTTGAGCTGGCGCGACTGGGCAAGCCGAGCGGCGGGCCCGCGCCATACGGGTGGCTGAAGGGTGGAGTCAAGGTCGATCCCGAGGCTGCTGCCCACGTTCGCGAGGCTCAGCAACAGCTGCTGGCCGGCGTACGGATCGGCACCATCCGTACCGAATGGCAGAAGCGGGGATTGGGTCATCCTCGCGCGGGGACCAAGCGGCTTGCGCATCATCACCTGGAGCACATGCTGACCAACCCGCGGCTGTGCGGATATCGCACCCACCGAGGAGAGCTCCTCCTCGACGACTCCAACCGACCGGTCATCGGTGAATGGGAGACGATCAACACCGTCGAGGAGTGGGAAGCGGTATGCGTCGTCGTAGCCGAGCGCAAGCAGAAAGACCCCGGGCGCATGCTTGCCCGGAAGTACCTGCTGTCCGGCATCGCGCGGTGCGCGCTGTGTCACACCAAGATCCGGGGACAGGCCAACAGGCTGTGGAAACCGGGCTCCAAAGCAGCCAAGTTCACCTACCAGTGCTCTGTGGTGAATGGCGGGTGCGGCAAGGTGGGGCGGGTCGGTGAGCCCGTCGACGAGTTCATCATCAGTCTGGTCCTCGCCGAGCAGCGGGAGAGGGCTGCCGCTAGCACCGTCGCCCCGGCTGAACAGTGGCCGCGAGCAGCCGAGCTGGCCTCCGTCGAGGCCGACCTTGCTGAGCTGACTCAGGCCGCGAAGGCACAGAAGATCACCGTGTCGACGCTACTTCTGCTGCTGCCGGATCTTGAGCGGCGTCGGGATGAGCTGAAGCTGGAGCGCGGTCGGTTCAACAAGGCGCGGCAGCAAGCCGAATCCCTGAGTGCGGACATCGGGGAGGACTTCCATTCACTCCCGATCGAGCGGCAGCAGGCGCTGATCTTGCACAGCCTCTCGGCCGTATTGATCCACCCCGCTGGCAAGGGGCGGCGGAAGTTCGATCCGAGTTTGATCGAGCCCGTGTGGCGCTGA
- a CDS encoding esterase/lipase family protein, giving the protein MAERKVAVVFLHGLFSGPKTWENLQRLLESDRDIHRSEVQIDFKRFPYDSPKFKINPLRRIPNLNDIADSLKSYLEIECDDYDALILISHSQGGLVLQRYLQRMLNDGRGLDLNRIKKAVMFACPNSGSELFLLARRWIFFLFRHSQAKELGTLNDSIAEAQRKVIHSVVRSITCAPNECRIPITAYFGQTDNIVRPTSAMGLFLDTGSMPGDHFTIIQPENKEALVYKTVKKHVLDICRDLVSLLTTPTTPDSDPELPFSPDRNVEQRWAFAWTADDPSDDLASAIARAVDFVQSTDRAAPFFSLRVDNSAKPANREYGRPAISEVVQKSRISIIISDDLARSFHCLHLFRAAVEAEKKVYVLSQREISNESKMEILAAGDRAEVETFVYEPSKLQEEVSRILLKAGPKTDWLEGASDSKEIWAGGN; this is encoded by the coding sequence GTGGCGGAGCGGAAAGTCGCAGTCGTATTTCTGCACGGACTATTTTCCGGACCTAAGACATGGGAAAATCTTCAGCGTCTCCTCGAAAGCGACCGTGATATCCACCGCAGCGAGGTTCAGATTGACTTTAAGCGCTTCCCGTACGACTCGCCTAAGTTCAAAATAAATCCACTGCGTCGCATTCCAAATCTCAATGATATCGCCGATAGCTTGAAGAGTTATTTGGAGATTGAGTGTGACGATTACGATGCACTGATTCTAATCAGCCATAGTCAGGGTGGCCTAGTACTTCAACGTTATCTGCAAAGAATGCTCAATGACGGACGCGGCCTGGATCTTAACAGGATCAAGAAGGCCGTGATGTTTGCATGTCCTAACTCAGGTTCCGAACTTTTCCTACTGGCGCGCAGATGGATCTTCTTCCTCTTCAGACATTCACAAGCCAAGGAACTCGGAACCCTCAATGATTCTATTGCAGAGGCACAAAGGAAGGTGATCCATAGCGTCGTCCGGTCCATTACCTGCGCGCCCAACGAATGCAGAATTCCGATTACTGCTTATTTTGGACAAACTGACAATATCGTGCGCCCTACTTCGGCTATGGGTCTTTTTCTGGACACGGGATCAATGCCAGGTGACCATTTCACTATCATCCAGCCGGAGAACAAGGAGGCGCTGGTATATAAGACAGTCAAAAAACACGTGCTGGATATTTGCCGGGACCTCGTGTCTTTGCTGACAACGCCAACGACGCCAGATTCGGATCCCGAACTTCCGTTTTCGCCGGATAGGAATGTGGAACAGCGCTGGGCTTTCGCATGGACTGCAGACGACCCGTCGGACGATCTGGCTAGCGCAATTGCCCGCGCAGTGGACTTCGTTCAATCAACCGACAGAGCTGCACCATTTTTCAGCCTTCGGGTAGACAACAGTGCAAAGCCAGCAAATAGAGAGTATGGTAGACCTGCAATTTCCGAGGTGGTTCAGAAGTCACGCATCTCGATCATCATTTCAGACGACCTTGCCCGCTCATTCCATTGCCTTCATCTATTTCGAGCTGCAGTTGAAGCAGAAAAGAAAGTCTACGTTCTGTCGCAGCGAGAAATTTCGAATGAAAGCAAGATGGAGATTCTTGCCGCTGGAGATAGGGCCGAGGTCGAGACATTCGTATACGAGCCATCAAAGCTACAAGAGGAAGTCAGTCGAATTTTGCTAAAGGCGGGGCCAAAGACTGACTGGCTCGAAGGCGCGAGTGATTCAAAGGAAATCTGGGCGGGTGGGAACTAA
- a CDS encoding phosphoribosyltransferase, whose protein sequence is MSEGGASVRENLTYEAFGTAVRDLAQTIADDGYEPDIVLSIARGGVFVAGGLAYALDCKNIHLVNVEFYTGVGTTLDMPVMLAPVPNAIDFSSKKVLITDDVADTGKTLKLVRDFCLDAVAEVRSAVIYEKSQSLVKCEYVWKRTDDWINFPWSVLPVVRKSGEPITPSREAI, encoded by the coding sequence ATGAGCGAGGGCGGCGCGAGTGTGCGGGAGAACCTGACCTACGAGGCGTTCGGCACCGCTGTCCGTGACCTCGCGCAGACCATCGCCGACGACGGGTACGAGCCGGACATCGTGCTCTCCATCGCCCGGGGCGGGGTGTTCGTCGCGGGCGGGCTGGCGTACGCGCTCGACTGCAAGAACATCCATCTGGTCAACGTCGAGTTCTATACGGGGGTGGGGACGACGCTGGACATGCCGGTCATGCTCGCCCCCGTCCCCAACGCCATCGACTTCTCCTCCAAGAAGGTCCTGATCACCGACGACGTCGCCGACACCGGCAAGACGCTCAAGCTGGTCCGGGACTTCTGCCTCGACGCCGTCGCCGAGGTGCGCAGCGCCGTGATCTACGAGAAGTCGCAGTCGCTGGTGAAGTGTGAGTACGTGTGGAAGCGGACCGACGACTGGATCAACTTTCCGTGGAGCGTGCTGCCTGTAGTACGTAAGTCGGGGGAGCCGATCACTCCGTCGAGGGAAGCGATCTGA